The genomic window GTCAAAGCGGCAGATCGACGGCTCGTGCATTGTTATTGTCTTGAATGAAGCAGCTGACCGCTGTGTTTCCGATTCCCCGCGTGCTCTGAGGTGGTGAGTACCAAGGCCACCAGATAGGTCGATAGCTACCTAGCATGACTTGACAAGGTCTTCACACCTCCTGGCCACCATATCTGGCCTCTCTAGCATGGACATGATGAACCATGCATCATGACTTCAAGATCAAAGTAGAAAAGACTGTCTCTCGTCAGGCGCTTGTCGCGTCTCCTTTAGATGCACATGTGGCCAACCAACTGCGCGTCCGCGGCACGTAGCCCTGACATGAAAAGCGGCAGACAGATTGTTAAGATCCGTCCTTCATTTCCCACATACATCTGCGTCATCTCGGCAACTGACTCCATCGCGGCATGCTTGCTGTATTTGAAGCAGCAGCTGCATCTTCTCGAAGCAATTTCCTTGACTCGAGAACCAGCTGACAACCCGCAATGGGCATCAATGAGGCTGGAGCAATAAGGTCTTGGCAATTGGCAACTTCCCGGAGCTACCATCACCACTGTCGACTCAAATTTTCATCACTCTCCTCTCCGGTCTTGCCGATTCAAGATGGAAAAGTCGAATTGCCCTGTCGAGGCTGAACGAGGCTGGTTCGCGGAAATGAGCCCCACTCAAGCTAAGGTGGGGGCACAAGGCTCAAGCAAAATTCTAGAGGGTTCTCCGCCAACTCTTTCTTAACCATCAACTCTTCACCTCgacttttcctcctctttcttcttcttcttcctccttcatcaccaCACGAATCATCTTCTACCAAATTGTAAGTATAGCAGACGTTTCTGTTTTCTTTGCTTCGCATCTCATGATGAGATACCAGCTGGCACCAGTCATAGAGCGACTTGTACTCCCTTTCATTGATGACCAACATGCTGTGGTCCAAGACCATTTCTGATCTTTGCGATTCTTCTCTCTTGCTTGTTCGATCTCAATCTGTTCCAAGCTAACCGGAAAGATTTCATAGTAACGCGCTCGACGACTTCACAATGGTTCTGCACAACCCCAACAACTGGCATTGGGTCAACAAGGACGTGTCGGCGTGGGCCAAGGACTGGTTTAACGAGAACCTGTCcaaggtcgaggccgaggatggcgacgtcaaggccaaggtggaCAAGGTGCAGAGCATGGACGGAGACGTCGATGTCAGCCagcgcaagggcaaggtgaTTACCATCTTTGACGTCAAGTTGGTGCTGCAATATTCTGGTAAGACACGTGCATGTTGGTGATCTGCAAGTTACTGACCATCAGGCTCTGCTCCCGGTGAGGACGATGTCTCTGGCACCATTACTGTGCCCGAGGTCGCCCATGACACGGAAGAAGACGAGTACGTGGTACGTAACCTCCCCTGCTCCTACGTCTTCCGTGGTCCGTAGAATAAAGCCGCTAAGCCCCTCGTAGTTTGACGTAGACATCTTTGCCGActccaaggagaagcagccCGTGAAGGACCTCGTCCGCTCCAAGATTGTACCCCAGCTGCGACAGGAGTTCCAGAAGCTTGCCGGCGCCCTCATCGCCGAGCATGGCAAGGATATCCAGCATGCTCCTGGCTCCAACCCCTCGAGCGGTTTCTCGACTCCCAAAGTCCACCCCCAGACCTCCTCTGCCTCCAAGCCCGCTGCGGCCCCCGAGGCTGTAAAGACCAGCGGCACCGTGAACACGACGACCGTGACCGATAACGAAGAGTTCCGCACCACGGCCGAGGAGCTGTACCAGACCTTTGTTGACCCTCAACGAATTGCTGCCTTTACCCGATCTCCTCCCAAGGTCTTTGAGGGTGCCAAGGTCGGCGGAAAATTTGAGCTGTTTGATGGCAACGTGTCTGGCGAATACCTCGAACTCGAGTCCCCCAA from Fusarium falciforme chromosome 2, complete sequence includes these protein-coding regions:
- a CDS encoding Aha1-N domain-containing protein → MVLHNPNNWHWVNKDVSAWAKDWFNENLSKVEAEDGDVKAKVDKVQSMDGDVDVSQRKGKVITIFDVKLVLQYSGSAPGEDDVSGTITVPEVAHDTEEDEYVFDVDIFADSKEKQPVKDLVRSKIVPQLRQEFQKLAGALIAEHGKDIQHAPGSNPSSGFSTPKVHPQTSSASKPAAAPEAVKTSGTVNTTTVTDNEEFRTTAEELYQTFVDPQRIAAFTRSPPKVFEGAKVGGKFELFDGNVSGEYLELESPKKITQSWRLNQWPAGHHSKLHIEFDQNDVDHVTVMRVTWEGVPIGQEDVTKRNWLEYYVKSIKQTFGFGTIL